ACATAAGAGGAATGATACGAACTCTCTCACTAACACCGCCGCTCATAATATTTACTGTTTTTCCAACAAATGCCATTTGAAATAAAAATGCCGCCCATATACTCATAGATGTGTTTTCCCATGAGCCAAATGCCACCGTATAACCTATAAGAAGGAACATTAATGAAGCTACTGCATATATCATTGTATTTACAGTAAGTACAGAAGAAACATTTTTAGTTCTAACTAGTCCAGCCTCAAGCATTGCGAATCCAGGAACCATAAAAATGATTAAAACCATTGAGAAAAGTGCGAAGAAAGTATCTAAAACATACTTTAGATCAAGTTCTGACATATATACCCTTTTTAAATAATTGGGTAAGTGTAACAAAAAGAAGATTTTTTTTTAATTAAATAATTTTTAACGGAAGGTTTTTTGCATATGCAAAAGCATATGCAATGGGGTTTATGAAAGATAACTATATAGCTTCGTTATCTTCTTCACCTGTACGGATTCTGATAATTTTATCTACATCGCTTACGAAGATTTTACCGTCACCGATTTTACCAGTACGAGCAGCTTCTACAATTGTACTTACTGTTTGATCAACCATCTCGTCAGATACAACCATATCCATTTTGATTTTTGGTAAGAAATCTACAACATACTCAGCACCACGGTAAAGCTCAGAGTGCCCTTTTTGACGACCGTAACCTTTTACTTCACTTACAGTCATACCTGTTACGCCGATCTCTGCAAGTGCATCCTTTACATCTTCTAACTTAAATGGTTTGATAACCGCTTCTACTCTTTTCATATCTAAAAACTCCATTCATTTCTTCGAAGAGCTTTTTAGCTCTTCATTTCGATTTTAAAATTGTAACCACTTTTATGGTTTAAATCAACTACTTTATATGTTTAATACTTTTTCGCCATGAACAGCTTCATCAAGACCAAGTTGTTCAGTTTCATCATCAACTCTACCACCACCAGTGATTGCAGCTGCGATATAGTAAACGATAACAGTACCAACTAAAGTGAAGATACCAACTACTACTACAGATTCAACTTGAACCATAAATTGACCCATTCTGTCACCTGCAGCTTTTAGTGGACCATCCCATAGTAAGTCTTGGTCGTTTAGAGCTAATAAACCTGTTGCTAATGCACCCCATAGACCTGCTAAGAAGTGGATACCAAATGCATCTAAAGAATCATCATAACCAAGTTTCTTTTTAAGTACAGCTACACCGAAGAAACCTACAACTGAACCTACACCACCTACGATGAATGCACCAGTTACATCAACGAATCCAGCAGCTGGAGTAATTGCAACTAAACCTGCTACAACACCTGAAGCAGCACCTAATAGTGTTGGTTTTTTGAATACCATCCACTCTAATCCTACCCATACCATTGCAGCAAATGCAGTAGCTAATGTAGTTGTTAA
Above is a window of Sulfurimonas marina DNA encoding:
- a CDS encoding P-II family nitrogen regulator, with amino-acid sequence MKRVEAVIKPFKLEDVKDALAEIGVTGMTVSEVKGYGRQKGHSELYRGAEYVVDFLPKIKMDMVVSDEMVDQTVSTIVEAARTGKIGDGKIFVSDVDKIIRIRTGEEDNEAI